Proteins encoded in a region of the Euleptes europaea isolate rEulEur1 chromosome 3, rEulEur1.hap1, whole genome shotgun sequence genome:
- the CBX6 gene encoding chromobox protein homolog 6, whose protein sequence is MELSAVGERVFAAESIIKRRIRKGRIEYLVKWKGWAIKYSTWEPEENILDSRLIAAFEQKERERELYGPKKRGPKPKTFLLKARAQADALHIGDVHFSVKPSSSTSSPKLHSSAAVHRLKKDIRRCHRMSRRPLPRPDPQNTGGVGGGSGIRPPVSPFSETVRIINRKVKPREPKRSRIILNLKVIDKGGKATGGGGGLARSKIPSRNRVIGKSKKFSDSMLRNQIRHMKFGNFPLYSKPSAPAPSLEGKTEAGSSQGASCGLMGSTAYDARSSSSSDCPSPAPHSSSDPDDSPPKLLPETLSPAIPDWRESEVLDLSIPPESAATSKRSPGGGGGGHMPSSPSSSDPEQEAGDWRPEMSPCSNVVVTDVTSNLLTVTIKEFCNAEDFEKVAAAAGGGGGSSK, encoded by the exons ATGGAGCTGTCTGCAGTGGGCGAGCGGGTCTTCGCGGCCGAGTCCATCATCAAGCGGCGGATCCGAAAG GGACGCATCGAATACCTGGTGAAATGGAAAGGCTGGGCTATCAA GTACAGTACTTGGGAACCTGAAGAGAACATCCTCGATTCCCGCCTGATTGCAGCTTTTGAGCAAAA GGAACGTGAACGTGAACTGTACGGGCCCAAGAAGAGAGGACCCAAGCCTAAAACTTTTCTGCTGAAG GCTCGGGCCCAGGCGGATGCCCTACACATTGGGGATGTACATTTTTCTGTCAAGCCTAGTTCTAGCACATCCTCGCCCAAACTCCACTCCAGCGCCGCAGTGCATCGGCTCAAGAAGGACATTCGGCGATGCCACCGTATGTCTCGGCGCCCTTTGCCCCGCCCAGACCCCCAGAATACTGGGGGAGTGGGCGGGGGCTCTGGGATACGCCCTCCCGTCTCTCCTTTCTCGGAGACCGTCCGCATTATCAACCGCAAGGTGAAGCCTCGTGAGCCCAAGCGCAGCCGCATCATCCTTAATTTGAAGGTTATTGATAAGGGGGGGAAAGCCACAGGTGGGGGAGGAGGCTTGGCTCGGTCCAAGATCCCTTCACGGAACCGCGTCATCGGCAAGAGCAAGAAGTTTAGCGACAGCATGCTTCGCAACCAGATCCGCCACATGAAATTTGGAAACTTCCCTCTGTACAGCAAGCCGTCGGCTCCAGCCCCATCCCTTGAGGGGAAGACGGAGGCAGGAAGCTCTCAAGGTGCCTCTTGTGGGCTCATGGGCTCTACCGCTTACGATGCCCGCAGTTCTAGCTCCTCTGACTGCCCCTCGCCAGCTCCGCATTCTTCATCCGATCCAGACGATTCCCCACCAAAGCTGCTTCCTGAGACACTAAGCCCTGCCATTCCCGACTGGCGTGAGTCAGAGGTCCTCGATCTGTCAATTCCACCTGAGTCAGCAGCCACCAGCAAGCGGTCTCCTGGAGGTGGCGGAGGGGGTCACATGCCCTCATCCCCCTCCTCTTCTGATCCAGAACAGGAGGCTGGTGATTGGCGCCCTGAAATGTCCCCTTGCTCTAATGTGGTGGTTACTGATGTCACCAGCAACCTCCTCACGGTCACCATCAAAGAATTCTGCAATGCTGAAGATTTCGAgaaggtggctgctgctgctggaggaggaggaggcagcagcaagTGA